Proteins co-encoded in one Helicoverpa zea isolate HzStark_Cry1AcR chromosome 18, ilHelZeax1.1, whole genome shotgun sequence genomic window:
- the LOC124639212 gene encoding uncharacterized protein LOC124639212, with amino-acid sequence MVGIQIRVDGRPGVMLADPGYHVPRIVTVMQDRNYPHTGWFVQSDEPQCRKEYSYTFSVLNAGYIEWHERETRGETVKSQTSLVYAARPYLDGVNVTERRNLVYNFRSLLSRDAKGHLIAGLYFPVGATLKDAQFTLFLNNGPDKRKTKYKFSTFADPLNIPEDISEEIQLCNAKMNYKQGELLSIICQLAQVMSNQAFIDQMLEINEDICRMCL; translated from the exons ATGGTGGGCATCCAGATCCGCGTGGACGGTCGGCCCGGCGTCATGCTGGCTGACCCAGGCTACCACGTGCCGAGAATAGTCACTGTCATGCAAGATAGGAACTATCCTCATACTG GTTGGTTCGTGCAGTCGGACGAGCCGCAGTGCCGCAAGGAGTACAGTTACACGTTCAGCGTGCTGAACGCGGGCTACATCGAGTGGCACGAGCGGGAGACGCGCGGGGAGACTGTCAAGAGCCAGACATCGCTGGTGTACGCCGCGAGACCATACCTCGACGGTGTCAACGTCACCGAGAGGAGGAACCTCGTCTACAACTTTAG GAGTCTTCTCTCCCGCGACGCGAAGGGTCACCTGATAGCCGGCCTGTACTTCCCAGTGGGGGCGACGCTCAAGGATGCGCAGTTCACGCTCTTCCTCAACAACGGACCTGATAAGCGGAAAACTAAGTACAAGTTCAGCACCTTCGCTGATCCACTAAAC ATTCCAGAAGACATATCGGAGGAGATTCAGCTTTGCAATGCCAAGATGAACTACAAGCAGGGCGAGCTACTTTCAATCATCTGCCAACTCGCCCAGGTCATGTCCAACCAGGCCTTCATCGACCAGATGTTGGAGATCAACGAAGACATCTGCCGCATGTGTCTCTGA
- the LOC124639203 gene encoding putative nuclease HARBI1: MASEYLAWDLVVLEHRRDVLMGRQIARNKRNDENPLDLEDGQFLQMYRISKEMFHRLLSELRPSLQRRRPYGLSVESQILTALRFYACGCYQQPVGLQWGCSMSQKSVSRVIRAVTSAINEKLLRKYIKFPMTQGERHAAKQKFRNAPQPFPGVIGAIDCTHIKILAPKTNEESYVSGHHEGHSLNVQAVCDPDLIILNINARWPGARHDAHIWANSPVRSTMKRHFENGDRRAWLLGDDGYPLEPWLMTPIKHQQPGTPEYKYTEAHCSARNIIERCFGVLKSVFRCLSHQRQLMYEPYMAGLIINACAVLHNMRITYKLPEPESTTSMQLVDNSRFHDDMLEVTGSGRAVAERIRRRLINTSFT; encoded by the exons atggcttCTGAATATTTAGCATGGGACTTAGTTGTGCTCGAGCACAGACGCGATGTGCTTATGGGTCGACAAATAGCACGAAACAAGCGAAACGATGAAAATCCCTTGGATTTGGAGGATGGCCAATTTCTTCAAATGTATAGAATTTCAAAGGAAATGTTTCACAGGCTACTAAGTGAACTGCGTCCATCTCTCCAAAGACGACGGCCTTACGGACTTTCTGTGGAGTCCCAA ATACTGACGGCACTCCGATTTTACGCATGTGGGTGCTACCAACAACCTGTTGGCTTGCAGTGGGGTTGTAGCATGAGCCAAAAATCTGTTAGCCGAGTCATCCGGGCTGTAACTTCggcaataaatgaaaaacttttaagaaaatatattaaatttccAATGACTCAAGGAGAACGCCATGCGGCAAAACAGAAATTTAGAAATGCCCCACAGCCATTCCCAGGGGTAATTGGAGCCATTGATTGCACCCATATAAAAATTTTAGCTCCTAAGACCAATGAGGAGTCTTATGTGAGTGGTCACCATGAGGGCCATTCATTAAATGTGCAAGCT GTGTGTGACCCtgatcttattattttaaatattaatgctcGATGGCCAGGAGCGAGACATGATGCTCACATATGGGCAAATTCACCGGTGCGCTCAACAATGAAGCGACATTTTGAAAATGGGGACCGCCGTGCTTGGCTGCttg gtGATGATGGATATCCTCTGGAACCGTGGTTAATGACTCCCATAAAACATCAACAGCCTGGCACACCGGAATATAAATATACCGAAGCACACTGCTCAGCTAGGAACATCATAGAAAGATGCTTCGGTGTGCTAAAATCTGTGTTTAGATGTCTATCACACCAACGCCAGTTAATGTACGAACCCTATATGGCTGGCCTAATAATTAACGCATGTGCAGTGCTCCACAATATGCGGATAACATATAAATTACCGGAACCAGAGTCCACCACATCCATGCAGCTGGTGGATAATAGTAGATTCCATGATGATATGTTAGAAGTTACAG gTTCTGGGCGAGCTGTTGCAGAGCGCATAAGAAGAAGGCTAATTAACACTAgtttcacataa
- the LOC124639205 gene encoding uncharacterized protein LOC124639205, with translation MDGEVIETGAGLPGASSLSVRRKRLRSPRVTPAQIDALLSILEARPYLHTRKFTGLQGRENFETGWREVAEELNNLPNGSRKTPEQWMTVWRDLKSRACSKAAKLKKEQKRTGNRGVSTAPLTEAESRIISIVGADYSFGTDCPDAMPEEDLLQHEMEAGVVISEVLTLPHSQARDFVELLPTETTINDSRATAGSSPPPIQEQVQDAPQSPVLQMTVRGRRTETVASSTPPLRQRPRRKRNLNPRQSVSEQYSAARREFLAVAEANAATMKMLATAAQAQADAAKMQAEAAKVQAEATLQLVKVGNKIADAINNYINKNNK, from the exons ATGGACGGTGAAGTCATTGAAACAGGCGCAGGCCTGCCGGGTGCCAGCAGCTTGAGCGTCAG GCGTAAGCGTCTGCGTAGCCCTCGTGTTACACCCGCTCAAATTGATGCACTACTATCAATATTAGAAGCGCGTCCATATTTGCACACGCGGAAATTTACCGGCTTGCAGGGCCGGGAAAATTTCGAAACGGGCTGGAGGGAGGTTGCCGAGGAGCTCAATAATCTCCCTAACGGGTCTAGAAAGACACCAGAGCAGTGGATGACG GTTTGGAGAGACTTAAAAAGCCGCGCTTGCAGtaaggcggcaaaattaaaaaaagaacaaaaacgtaCCGGCAACCGAGGCGTCAGCACTGCTCCCCTGACCGAGGCCGAGAGCCGGATAATTTCAATAGTTGGGGCAGATTATTCCTTTGGGACAGACTGCCCGGACGCTATGCCAGAGGAAGAT ttATTACAACATGAGATGGAGGCTGGGGTGGTAATCTCTGAGGTTCTCACCTTACCTCATTCTCagg ctaGAGATTTTGTGGAATTGTTACCGACTGAAACAA caatCAATGACAGCAGAGCAACGGCTGGTTCTTCACCACCACCCATCCAAGAACAAGTGCAAGATGCCCCTCAGTCGCCAGTACTACAAATGA CAGTACGTGGCAGAAGGACAGAAACTGTTGCATCATCAACACCACCACTGCGACAGAGACCCAGAAGAAAGAGGA ATCTGAATCCTCGCCAAAGTGTTTCTGAGCAATATAGTGCAGCTCGACGAGAATTTCTAGCAGTTGCAGAAGCAAATGCTGCTACAATGAAG ATGCTGGCAACTGCTGCTCAAGCGCAAGCAGATGCTGCCAAGATGCAGGCTGAGGCAGCCAAGGTACAAGCCGAGGCGACGCTGCAATTGGTAAAAGTCGGAAACAAAATAGCTGacgcaataaataattacataaataaaaataataaatga
- the LOC124638794 gene encoding uncharacterized protein LOC124638794 produces MAAPDATLQEYFPKYNPPIRPHKHTCVGLAMEVEKLLKGLEKDFPGISKSMMIVSCDENIQDLVDYATSSPGPQGFLIENEKDHVMLAIHVKVDGRPGMFLSDLGYHISRVVTVMADRCYPHTGWFTQSDEPHCRKEYNYQFNVLNSNYIEWHERETRGAVVKERLSLVYVAKAYLTAVSVTEKRNIVWDLRSLLARDPKGRLTAGIYFPIKKKDQQFTMFFDGNNGKQRKKLKFETFLKLQTIPDELVDEVEQCNDQLHLRDGELLSIINKLATIMADEEFMVELQEINDKIVQLSAGN; encoded by the exons ATGGCAGCCCCGGACGCGACTCTTCAGGAGTACTTCCCGAAGTACAACCCGCCTATCCGTCCCCACAAGCATACTTGCGTCGGTCTGGCCATGGAAGTCGAGAAACTGCTGAAAGGCTTAGAGAAGGACTTCCCTGGTATCTCAAAGTCCATGATGATTGTATCATGTGACGAGAACATCCAAGACTTAGTGGACTATGCGACATCCAGTCCGGGACCTCAAGGGTTCTTGATTGAGAATGAGAAAGACCACGTAATGCTTGCTATTCACGTGAAGGTTGACGGAAGGCCTGGCATGTTCCTGTCTGACCTGGGATACCACATCTCTCGTGTCGTCACGGTGATGGCTGATCGTTGCTACCCTCACACTG GCTGGTTCACCCAATCAGACGAGCCTCACTGCCGCAAGGAGTACAACTACCAGTTCAACGTGCTGAACAGCAACTACATCGAGTGGCACGAGCGGGAGACCAGGGGCGCCGTCGTCAAGGAGCGCCTGTCTCTCGTGTACGTGGCTAAGGCGTACCTCACCGCCGTCAGCGTCACAGAGAAGAGGAACATCGTCTGGGATTTGAG GAGTTTACTCGCCAGAGATCCTAAGGGTCGTCTGACTGCGGGTATCTACTTCCCCATCAAGAAGAAAGATCAACAATTCACCATGTTCTTCGATGGTAACAACGGCAAACAAAGAAAGAAGCTTAAGTTCGAAACCTTCTTGAAATTGCAAAcg ATCCCAGACGAGCTAGTTGACGAAGTAGAACAATGCAACGACCAGCTTCACCTCCGTGATGGCGAGCTCCTCTCCATCATCAACAAGCTCGCCACCATCATGGCAGACGAGGAGTTCATGGTGGAACTACAGGAAATCAACGATAAGATCGTGCAACTCTCCGCTGGAAACTAA